GTCACCCGGCTCTTCTGAAAACTTGTCGAGGCCCCCAGGGCTGTCTGGAGTGGGGCTTCAGTGTCTGGGGCACGTTCAGGGAGGGGGTGCCCACCTGTATCTGGCAAAGATCAAACAGGGTGCGGGTGTACAGCAGGCACCAGAACTCGCCCAGCAGGGAGGTGAAGATGCCCACGAGGTCCAGCCAGCGGCCCACggtcagcagcagcagaaagaggCCGCACATGCGTACCAGCACCGTCTGGACCTGGCTCTGCAGGCCGGGATGCTGCTGCCGCTCCTCTGCAGAGACACGGTCCCTGTCACCGTCCGCCTGTCTGCCTGCCCTGAGGTCCAGCCGAGTCGGTTGCCTGGACCCCCCAGCTCCCCCCGCCGCTCTCCTCAGCGCGTGCCTTCCCCTCGCCAGGCAGCCCCGCTCCCTTCCTTCTCACCCCACACCCACTCCCAGCAACTACAGGGGCGCTTCTTCCTCCCAGGCCTCACTGCCCACCCCCAGTCTCCCCCTGCAGTCAGGACAGGAGGTGTCCTGACTCCTCTTTCCTGCACTCCCGCGTCCGTTCCATCAGGAAGCCCTATGAGCTCTTTCTACCAAGTAGATCTGGGTCCCAGCGCCCTTCATCTCTCACAGCAGGCTCCTCACTGGGCTCCCATCTTCTGATCTTGACCCTACAACTCAGTGTGTTCTCAGCAGCCGGTAGCCTTCCCAACACACTAACGAGGTGAAATCATTCCCCTGCTTACAATCCTCCCAGGACTTCCCACTGCATTTGGAGTAAACTCCAAACTCCTCACCTTGGGAGGTCCTGCCCCATGTGACCGGAGTCCCCTCTCCGACCTCATCTCATCTCTGACTTGGTCCCCCTTGCTCTCTAGCCCCAGCGATCCAAGTTTTCACCAAGCATGCTAGATTCcttcccaccacagggcctttgtacCTGCTGTTCTGCCTGCCTGACTGCCCTTCCTTGTCCTGACTCTTCCATCCCATCCCTACCCTGCAGCCAGGTGGCTCCTCCTAGAGCCCAGATCTGATCAGGTCACtttcccctgcttaaaaccctgcaatggggcttccctggtggcgcagtggttgagagtccgcctgctgatgcaggggacacgggttcgtgccccggtccgggaagatcccacatgccacggagcggctgggcccgtgagccatggccgctgagcctgcgcgtccggagcctgtgctccacaacaggagaggccacaacagtgagaggcccgtgtaccgcaaaaaagtaaaataaataaataaataaatttaaaaaacccctgCAATGGCTTCTCATCACACTGCCTTGCCAGGATGATGACAGCTCTCCATCAGGCCCCTGTGAACCCAGCCAGCCTCATCTGCTCCACTTGCCTCCGTGACAGCACTCCGTTTTCATGCCTTGTCTCACTTCTGGGTTTGGCATTTATGGTTCCCTCTGCCAGGATTTTCTTTGCTCCCTCATCTCTCCCAGGGGCTCCTGCTTATCCTTCAAGGCCCAATTCAAGTACCGTGTCTCCAGGCTCCCCCTGCACGCTGCACCCTTATCTGAGTTGCCCCACTGTGTGGCCCCTGCTAGCAGGCTGGGTGCTCTGGGATGGCAGGGGCAGGGTCTGAGTGTCGTCGGCCtccccagggcctagcacagCGCTGGGCCTGGGTCAGACGGTGGGATGTGAGTGTCGAGTGAATGAACTGCCGCCCGCGACCCTCACCCTGCATGTAGATGACCAGCAGGGCGTAGCAGATGGTGAGCGGCATCCAGAAACGCACAGCCTCCGAGGTGGTCAGGAAGTCCCGGTTGAGGAGGGTCACGGCTGCCAGGTTGCCCACTGCAAAGGTCACGGCCAGGGCGCGGCCCAGCAGCCGGGGGAGGCTGCAAGCGCCAGCCAGCAGGCCCAGGCAGACCCCACAGTAGCGCTGGCTACTGTGCAGCTCGTAGAGCTGGCAGACGTGGCGGCAGAGGCGCCGGCTGCCCGAGCGGAGCAGCGcggccagccccaggcccagcagcAGGTTCAGCGTGCGGTGCGGGGCGCCCTCCTGCAGGAAGCTCAGGCTGCAGGTCAGCCCGCAGCCCAGCGAGTACTGGCACAGTAGGTACAGCTGCAGCCTCTCGGTGCCCCGGGCGccctgggcgggggagggggcagagaggggcCACGATTGTGTGCGCTCAGCCCACTCCTCACCGCGCGGGGACCCAGAGGGTGTCAAGGTACAGGTGGTCCACTCTGTGGGAGGCCGTTCCCGAAGAGGGAATATTGCCTTCAGGTCAAGCCCTACTGGAATCATTTCTTTCAGCTTAATTTCAATCGTGATTATTACTTGGGACCTATCTGCTTGCTGAAGGGTGGTGGCTCAAAGCCTTcgaggcctgggttcaaagcccGACTCTACTTCTTGCTGGTTGTTGGCCACAGATAAGCCACGTagcatctctgagccttagtttcccaCGTGGGAGATCGGGATCACAGCAGACTTTTATCCCTTGTGGTTCTGAGGATGAGACGATGCACTCAAAGCATCTAGCACCGTGCCTGGCTCACGGGAAGCTCTCGACATCCGGGAGCTGCTGTGTTATCTTCTTGGACTGGGGTGGTGTCCACTCTGAGTGGAGACTTGGCTTTGGCGATGACAACCGGGCCCAGTTTCCTGTATTTGGGGGTGAAAACTAGGGCCCAGGGCCGGGCAGTCCTCACCCACCACCTGCCTGTGGTCTTACCTTGTCCAGGGAAAGCAGCATGGAGACAGCCCGGAGGGAGAACTCGAGCACCACAAGGGCGGCCACCCGGACCTGCACGACCGTCAGGATCAGGGCCAGCCCTGCCAGGTGCACGGTCTCCAGCGAGGCCCACTGGGCCCGCAGCCGTTCCTTTTCAAGCCGCCGCTCCGGGTCACTGTGGAGGTAGAGGGGGCACGGGCAGAGGGGCAGAACCACCAGCCTCGTCCCTGGAGGGGGTACCGGTGCCCCCAGCCACACCCTGGGGGTTAAGGACGGGTGGTCTCTCCCTCCCAGTCCTGCCCTCGGAGGAGGCCAGAGTCGCATGCAGTGTGGGCtccaggggcctgggagggggccGGGGAGGCGGGCACTCACTTGGTACAGCCCACGAAGAAGTAGACCTTCAGGAGGTTGTTCAGGACGGAGACTCCGCAGGCCCCGACGAGGCCTGACGGGGTTAGTAGGGAGGGTAGGCAGCTTGGTAGGGTtagaggagggggcagtgggagACGCACGTGGGTGGGGTTCGTCTTGCGCCGGGCTGGTGCCCcggagggggtggggctgagggggatgggggaggggctcaCCTTGCAGGAGGGCGTCGAGGAGGCCGGAGCCCCACTcaagggaggggaggctggggagccAGGAGGGGAGGGACAGCAGGGAGAACATGGCCGCCAGGATCCAGCCCCAGCCTCCGGCCTGGTCTGCGCCAGAGACACCGCAACGTCACCACCACCGGGCAAAGGTGGTGGAGgcgaggggaggggctgggaggggtcaAAAGCCCGGgcgaggggaagggagggaaggggaggggaggagagccagGGCCTTAAACCTTTGGGCTGCTGGGTTAAGACCGCTGCCCAGGGTCTCCCCATTTGGgcagcatggggtggggggcatctcTGGGTGGGCTGGTCTCTGTCCTGCTTTTCTCAGGACAGAGACCAACCCACCCCTGGGCCTTGCCACCCATCCCTTCCTGAAGCCCCAGGCCTCGCCTCTtctgccctcccccagcctccagtCTGGGTCCCGCCCTCAGCCCAAGGTCTGGAAGGGGGGTTTCGATCTCCCCACAGCCTGAGGTCAGGCTCTGCTCTCTCAGCCCAAGGTCTGGAAGGGGGCGTCGCTCCCGCCACAGCCCGGGGCTGGGATCCAGCTCTGGGCCCTCCCCTCCTGCGCCGTAGGGCAGCCCGCCTTGACGATCCTCCCCGTGTCCACTAGGTGGCAGGCCTCACTTGGCCTACGGGGCGGGGCTGGCTCGCCCCAGTTCTTTTGGATCCTCCTTTCTCAGACCGAGGAGAGCGAGCCAAGGGTGTGGGTTCGGGGGTCGGGAGACTGAGGCTGCCAGCAGAGGGGAGTCGTTGAAGTagacaaaatagaaaactttatTGGTTTGGAGTGTGCAGCAGGGCTGCCCCTGGGGAGCAGCGCTTTGCAGACATGGGGTGTGGCAGGGAAGGTAGTTCAGGCTGCTTGACCTCTCCGCCAGTCCTGCCCCTTCAGGGACTCAGCATCCACTTCTGTAGCACAAAGGTCGGTGCAGGCCTTAGGAACACGCCCATGGTGGGAGGGTGGCTGCAGCGTGGGGAGAGAGCCTGGGATGAGGCCGCCCAGCTCTActaccttgggcaggtcacttcctTTCCCGGGACCTGAGTCTGCTCACCTGAACAACAGGCACCATCAAGCGCTACCTTCCAGGACTGTCGTGAGAATCTGTGCCAATGTCCACAGTGCTGGGCACCTAGGGGACCCTCAGTAAAAGCCCTCAGTTGATGCGCTGAATtgcgtcccctccccctccccagattCATCTATTGAAGTTctaacctcagaatgtgactcttCGGAGTCCTAAAGAAAGCAATTCTCAAAGGAAGTATTGATGAGTAAGTTAATATGCGGTCATTAAgggtggatcctaatccaatatgactggtgtccttataagaagggactaggacacagacacacagagggaagaccgtGTGGGGACatggagaagacggccatctgcaagccaagaagagaggcctcagaggaaaccaaccctgccgacaccttgatcagacatctggcctccagaattatgagaaagtaacgttctgttgtttaagccgcttGGTCTGAGGTCCTCTATGACGGCGGCCCTGGCAGTCTAGCACAGACGATGACATTACGGCCTCACGGTGCTCCCCAGGGCCCCCACGTGTACAGTGATCCC
The sequence above is drawn from the Tursiops truncatus isolate mTurTru1 chromosome 1, mTurTru1.mat.Y, whole genome shotgun sequence genome and encodes:
- the TMEM82 gene encoding transmembrane protein 82 isoform X3 — protein: MIPVGLDLKAIFPLRERPPTEWTTCTLTPSGSPRGEEWAERTQSWPLSAPSPAQGARGTERLQLYLLCQYSLGCGLTCSLSFLQEGAPHRTLNLLLGLGLAALLRSGSRRLCRHVCQLYELHSSQRYCGVCLGLLAGACSLPRLLGRALAVTFAVGNLAAVTLLNRDFLTTSEAVRFWMPLTICYALLVIYMQEERQQHPGLQSQVQTVLVRMCGLFLLLLTVGRWLDLVGIFTSLLGEFWCLLYTRTLFDLCQIQDFPSQRPSTSAPSQPRPSAPAQPQGTAPS
- the TMEM82 gene encoding transmembrane protein 82 isoform X2, with protein sequence MFSLLSLPSWLPSLPSLEWGSGLLDALLQGLVGACGVSVLNNLLKVYFFVGCTNDPERRLEKERLRAQWASLETVHLAGLALILTVVQVRVAALVVLEFSLRAVSMLLSLDKGARGTERLQLYLLCQYSLGCGLTCSLSFLQEGAPHRTLNLLLGLGLAALLRSGSRRLCRHVCQLYELHSSQRYCGVCLGLLAGACSLPRLLGRALAVTFAVGNLAAVTLLNRDFLTTSEAVRFWMPLTICYALLVIYMQEERQQHPGLQSQVQTVLVRMCGLFLLLLTVGRWLDLVGIFTSLLGEFWCLLYTRTLFDLCQIQDFPSQRPSTSAPSQPRPSAPAQPQGTAPS
- the TMEM82 gene encoding transmembrane protein 82 isoform X1; this translates as MGRPWAAVLTQQPKGLRPWLSSPPLPSLPLARAFDPSQPLPSPPPPLPGGGDVAVSLAQTRPEAGAGSWRPCSPCCPSPPGSPASPPLSGAPASSTPSCKVSPSPIPLSPTPSGAPARRKTNPTHVRLPLPPPLTLPSCLPSLLTPSGLVGACGVSVLNNLLKVYFFVGCTNDPERRLEKERLRAQWASLETVHLAGLALILTVVQVRVAALVVLEFSLRAVSMLLSLDKGARGTERLQLYLLCQYSLGCGLTCSLSFLQEGAPHRTLNLLLGLGLAALLRSGSRRLCRHVCQLYELHSSQRYCGVCLGLLAGACSLPRLLGRALAVTFAVGNLAAVTLLNRDFLTTSEAVRFWMPLTICYALLVIYMQEERQQHPGLQSQVQTVLVRMCGLFLLLLTVGRWLDLVGIFTSLLGEFWCLLYTRTLFDLCQIQDFPSQRPSTSAPSQPRPSAPAQPQGTAPS